The Lysobacter gummosus sequence CAGCTGGCCGAGCAGCAGACGCCGCGCCGGATCGGGCTTGGCCGCGTCGGCGCGCAGTTCGTCGTAAAGCTTGGTCAGAGTCGGCTTGTCCTCGGCGCGGGCCAGATAAGACGCGCGCAGGGCGTAGGTCTGCTCGTCCTGCGGGCCGCGCGCGAGCACCGCGGCGACGTTCTGAAAATCGTTGAGGCCTTCGTATTGCTCGGCGATCAGCGCACGCAGATTGGTGTCGGTATCGGCCAGCGGCAACAAGGTGGCGAGCAATTGCGAGGCTTCCTCGGTCTTGCCGTCCTCGCGCAGTTGGCTCACCCGCAGCAGGCCCACGCGCGGCTCGCCGGGGAAGCGCTTGACCACTTCGCTGACGATGCGCTCGGTCAGCTTGGGCTGATCCAGGCGCTGCGCCAGGCCGCCGAAGGCGACCCAGGCCATCAGATTGCGCTGCGGGATCTTGCCGCCGTCGACGATCTTCTCGAGCACGCGTCCGGCCTGCTTCTGATCCTTGGCGCCGGCGGTCAGCACGCCCAGCACCTGACGCCAGCCGGTGTCGGGCTCGGCGGTCATCAAGTCGTTGAGCTGGCGCAGCGCGGCGCGATCGTCGCCGCGGCGCAGCGACAAGGTCGCTTCGGCGGCGGCGAGCGAGTGGCCCTTGCCGCCGAGCTTGCGCCACAGCCCCAGCGCCTCGGCGGCGGTCGTGTCCTGCTTGGCGACCAGGGCGATCGAGGTGGCGCGCTCGGCCAGGACCACATCGCCGGCGGCGCGCGCGGCCTTGAGGTAGGCACTGGCGGCGTCGTTCAACTTGCCCGACTGCAGGGCGAATTCGCCGGCCAGCAACGACTCCAGCGAAGCGCCGGTGGGATCCTTGGCGGCCTGGGCCTGGATGGTCGCGCGGGCGGCGGCCAAGTCAGCCGCAGTAGGCTGGGCCGCCGATGCAATCGCCGCCGCGGCAGAGGAGCTTCCTGCTCCCAACGCTGCCTTCGAAGCCGACGGCTGAGCCTCCGAAGTCGCAGCCGCGGCGGAGCCCCAGACCGCCAGCGCCAGGGCCAGAACCGTCCACTTCAGGGCCCGCCGCGACCGGCCCGCGGGGACCGGAACCGGGGCCCGGCG is a genomic window containing:
- a CDS encoding tetratricopeptide repeat protein, encoding MASAAQPTAADLAAARATIQAQAAKDPTGASLESLLAGEFALQSGKLNDAASAYLKAARAAGDVVLAERATSIALVAKQDTTAAEALGLWRKLGGKGHSLAAAEATLSLRRGDDRAALRQLNDLMTAEPDTGWRQVLGVLTAGAKDQKQAGRVLEKIVDGGKIPQRNLMAWVAFGGLAQRLDQPKLTERIVSEVVKRFPGEPRVGLLRVSQLREDGKTEEASQLLATLLPLADTDTNLRALIAEQYEGLNDFQNVAAVLARGPQDEQTYALRASYLARAEDKPTLTKLYDELRADAAKPDPARRLLLGQLAEFLERNDEALNWYQGVPGGSQRSIARLRSANVLHKLKRSDEAYASLRAIQSDASADDDTRRDGYILEANLRADDKNVAGENDAFARGLAAFPDEPEILYARALSWERRDDVARAEADFRRILVAEPDSIAALNALGYTLADRTTRYQEAFELIERARTAEPDNAAIIDSYGWVLYRLGRVKEAETELRRALTMQKDAEIAAHLAELLWETGRKDEARKYFEQARKIDADNRSLQRALKKYGL